A stretch of DNA from Nitrospira sp.:
CTGATCTACCTGCAATTCTATGGAGGTCTTCGTTTCAGGATAGACCGTGACCTCCCTCCGTTCGAGCAAATCCCCCGCCAACTCCTTCTCGTCATTCCTCCAGAGTGCCCGGAAATCCGCTCGGTCAAACCGCTCCCTATTCCTCAACTGATACACGCGCACGACAACGGACAAGGGGGCGCCTGATTCATCGGGATTCAGCCTATAGGTCGGCAGGAGCGTGACTCGGACATCTTTGATGCCGCTCCCGCACCCGACGGTGATTCCTCCCATCATGAGGATGATCAGAAAGAAACACAGATTACCGACCACGTTGAGTCTTCTGGACATCCAGGTAGCCTTTCGCGAAATGTGGCGCCAGTATTTGTTCAAAGATCCTGACTTCCTCTTCTGTAAACCGCCGGTGTTTTCGTTTGAAGTGTTTCCAGGCTCCCCAATGTTTCAGGAGACGGAAGGAAGGAGGGAGACGCAACGGCCCGATTTCCACCGGACTGGCCTCAATTTCCGTTTCGATTGCCGCCGGATCGAACTCTTTCAGTATGGCGCGAAGACTCTCTTCAAAACCCTTGATGACCCCGATCTGATGGAGGGCCAAATCGCGAAAGACCCGTTGAAGATCTGCCATGACGGCTTCTGTTTCTTGTGGATTGGACAAGGCGTCGAGAAGAAAGGCCCCGACCTGCTGCTCGTTTTCCGCCTGTTTGATCTGATTAGGCGCCCAATTGAGAATACGGGTCGCCTCCACCTCTAATTCACGGGCAAATTGCCGCCTGCCTCGTAACGACTCCAGCAGATTGCTGAAGGTGATCTGGAGAATCTGATCGATCCGCTGCGCGAACTGCCCGATGAATTCAGCGCTCATCGGCGCGGGAAGTCTTAAGCAGTATTTCTGCGCAATAGCCAGAAGACCTCGATAGGCCGCTTCCTCGGCAGTCTGATTCGCCCGCGCTGGTTGTGCAGGAACCGCTTCGGGAGGAGGACCAGCAGCAGCGGCGGCCGGTTGACCAAGTCGCAGGCACAACCCGGCTCGGACTTTGGACAGCAGGGATTCGCAGGCTCGTGCATCCTGTTGTGCCAAGGCCTGACGCAGCAGGACCAGCAACTCCGCTTCCCGCTCCTTCGGCGTACAGTCTCTCAATTCGGCATAACGACGACAAAGCTCGTACACGAGCGCTTCCGCGTCGCCGCATTGAACAGCGATCCGCGGATCCTCAGCCATGCTGTGCGCGGTACCGTTTGCCTCTTGGGTTTGTAATGAAAACAAAATAGTGAAATCCCCGATGCCGATTTGATCGCCTTCCTGCAATGGATATTCGCGCTGGGGCACCAGCGGCCGCTCATTCATCCTGGTGCCGTTGGTGCTCCCCATATCAACCAGCACGCAGGCGTTGGCCTTGCGTCGAATCTCTGCATGACGAGAGGATACGACCCGCTGAGGATCCTGCAACGTCACATCGTTCGAGGAAGCCCGGCCGATCGTCACCTCCCCTTGGTCGAAGACACGCTCCCATGACTTGCCGTCGCCAAAATCCTTACGCGGGTGAATTTCCAATCGAATAGCCATCATGCACACTACATCCGCTCAGCAAGCGCACGATCACAGACCCGCATGAGGTCACGATGCCGGGCAGCGGCGTCAAACAACTCGATCCTCGCCTGTTCGGCCAGATGTTCTGCTGCACGCGTGGCGCGCTGCAACGCTTCCGGGACCGGCTTATTGTCCGTCGTTCCCATGTGGTCACAGAAGCTGAAGCCCCGAATCCCGGACACCAGTCGCAAGCCGCAGATCAGCGCGTCATACCACACCGATTCCGGAATGCTGATAGAAGGTGACGGGAAGACCTCGCCCTGTTCTTTGAATCGCTCGCTGACGCGCGAGAAGAGAGTCCAA
This window harbors:
- the tagH gene encoding type VI secretion system-associated FHA domain protein TagH; its protein translation is MMAIRLEIHPRKDFGDGKSWERVFDQGEVTIGRASSNDVTLQDPQRVVSSRHAEIRRKANACVLVDMGSTNGTRMNERPLVPQREYPLQEGDQIGIGDFTILFSLQTQEANGTAHSMAEDPRIAVQCGDAEALVYELCRRYAELRDCTPKEREAELLVLLRQALAQQDARACESLLSKVRAGLCLRLGQPAAAAAGPPPEAVPAQPARANQTAEEAAYRGLLAIAQKYCLRLPAPMSAEFIGQFAQRIDQILQITFSNLLESLRGRRQFARELEVEATRILNWAPNQIKQAENEQQVGAFLLDALSNPQETEAVMADLQRVFRDLALHQIGVIKGFEESLRAILKEFDPAAIETEIEASPVEIGPLRLPPSFRLLKHWGAWKHFKRKHRRFTEEEVRIFEQILAPHFAKGYLDVQKTQRGR
- the tssJ gene encoding type VI secretion system lipoprotein TssJ, producing MVGNLCFFLIILMMGGITVGCGSGIKDVRVTLLPTYRLNPDESGAPLSVVVRVYQLRNRERFDRADFRALWRNDEKELAGDLLERREVTVYPETKTSIELQVDQRKGVQFLGVMALFRKPEGELWRRVVSSDQSTWIPFATPTVKLILDEHKLKLKDE